The DNA window TCACAAACACCCTATGCATGAGATAGTGTTGTCAATTCTCAAGACACCTCACAATAGTATACAACTCTTTGTCATAGGTAGGATAGTTCAATTGGGCTTGGCCTAGCTTTTCGGAATAACAAGCTATGGTTTCCCTTCTTGCATGAGGACTCCACCAATTCCTACTCCGCTAGCATCACACTCCAACTCAGAAGCTTTATCAAAATTGGGAAGAGCTAACAAAGGGGCATGGGTAAGGTCATTTTTCAAGGTGTTAAAAGCTTTTTTCTTGTTCTTCCCCTCACTTAAACTCTACATTCTTCTTCACTAGGTGGTTTAAAGGGGATGCCTTAGTAGAAAAATCCCTcacaaacctcctatagaagctAGCTAGACCATGGAAGGATCTAATCTCACTCACATTCTTGGGCGTAGGCCACTCTCTAATCGCCTTTACTTTCTCCTCAACCACATTCACACCTTTTCTCCCAACAACAAAGCCAGGGAACACAACTTCATCAACACAAAAGTGCATTTAGGCAATTTagctgtcacgaccacaactccctagtaatagaaagtgtagctatttcgTGACTAAACTTACTAAATGGTCTCAAGCTcatcataaataaatactcaATTCAAGGGAAACATAGTCTTAATGTGAGAAGGGTACAACCACATCGAAAACAGAGTAGTTCACTAGTGCATAGTCTTTTCTAAAGAAATCTTAACTTTGCAGCGGAAGGGTACCAAGACGAAGTaatatgtatggagacatattACATCAGCTACCTaactacttatttaatttacttttcccaacacctcctctgctcCAAccacgatcaacctgcacattaagaaaacaatatgcagggctgttGAGACCATGGATGAAACGGTCTTGAGTAGCCTTCTCCGGTTCATTCACCCCAATCTTGTTCATCAAGGAGAGAAGCTCATAATAGTAATCTATCACGCTCATCGAACCTTGTCTTAGGTCTTGAAGCTCCCCCCTAAGCTCGAGATAATAGGACCTAGGCACAAAAGACTCCTTCATGATCCTACACAACTCCTCCAATGAAAGCACATCTCCCAACCTAGCTAGCCTCATCTTCCTCATCACATCATTCCAACAAGTATTAGCATGACCTCTAAACTCCGCTAATCCAATCTTCACCTTGTCGCCCTCGGAATAGTTATGGAGGGAGAAGACTTTATCTACTTGAGACTCCCACTCCAAATAGGCTTCGTTATCAAATTTTCTATGATATTTGGGTAGATTGTGTTTCAATGTCTTGGAAGGATCATCAAACCTCGGTCGAGGCTCCTCCTCACGGTACCTATCCCTTCGAAACCTATCCTCATAAGGCTCCATCCCCCCATATTGATTACCTATCCCAAAGCGGTCATACACCCCATTTCTTCCTCCAAACCGTCCATTGGCTCCATTACCTCCCTCAAACTGTCCATTCTCAAAGTTATTAACTCTATTTTTACCATTCTCCCCTTGCCAGCCCTCATAGGCCTCCTCTTCAACAATTTCCTCCGGGACCTCATTGAGCATAACATTGTCCATAGGAGTGGGAGACCTCGTCCTCCGCTCTTCCTTCAAAGCGATGATCTCTTCAAACAATGTGTTTTGGATGGCTCGTATGTGACCATCGAAGCTCTTCACCTTTTCTTAGATATCTTGCTGGATATCACGCTTGAGATCCGGCATCATCTGAGCTAGGGGTGGGTAAACggtttcggttattcggttaaccgagaaccaaaccggaaccggtcggttatcggttaaccgATAACTGACATTTACGGTTATCGGTTCGGTACCGATTTTAAGTTTTGCTCCAATTCGGTTATCGGTTATAACCGATAACcgaattaaattcaattttaatttcaattatatgtatatttaataGAGGAAATTATAATTTACTTTCAAACTTTGTCACAATGGAAGAAATTGTAAtttatatctaaattttggCAAAGTCTTTGTATTGCAATGTCAAAAAGTGCATTTTAATTTGTGTCATTAtcaattatagtattatacttataaatttataccTCAAAGTCAATAAAGTGCTTAAGCATTACTCTTTTAAAACTTGAATAACCCTTCACTTATTATTGgagaaaaaataatagtatatatttttaattattaacagAAGAAATTGTAATTTACTTTAAAACTTTGTCACAATAGAAGAATTTGTAATTTACTTCCAAATTTTGTCAAAGTCTCATATCACAAATTTGCAATGTCAAAAAAGTCTATTTTAATTTGTGTACTATCACTTATAATATCTCAAAGTTAATAAAGtttgtaaatatttttttaaaaataagatcTCTCAAAGTCAACAAGtgctaatattttaaaaataagataACCTTTCACTTATTAttatagaaatttttttaaatttggtaTTAATCTATTAAATTTGGTGTATTATTTTAAGCAATTTGATTAGTTCGATTTTAACCAATAACTGACCGGTTCTAACCGACTCAGTTAATTAAGTAACCAAACTTGAGATCGGTTCGGTTCCGATTAGTTTTTGATGAAATTTTGGGGTCGGTTAACCTACAAGTCGGTTCGGTTATTAACCAAACTGACCGAATACCCAGCCCTAATCTGAGCCATTAAGCTCACTAGGTCCCCCTCGAGTGTAGGATGGTTCATGCTTATATTCTCCTCTTCTGCACTTGTCCCCACCATTTTGTTGGACGGGTGCGAGGAGGCATAAGGTAAGTTCCTGCAAATAAGACAAACACTAAGGACTAGCCCAAGTGTGGTTagttgaaaataaagaaaaatagaatttaAGAAGGTGGTCTTAACCAAGATGTCCCAACCCACCAAAAGTCACCCCCCAATAGCACTCGGAAGAAGGTTTAGAGTAAATTAAGAGGTGGTTTCACTCACACTCACAACTTCAATTCCAAGTTATAGATGTTTGAGGTTGATGAATCAAGGTATACCCCTTGGCAAACAAATCCAAGACGACATAACACATAAAGCAAGTAGGTTTAAGGCCTTAAGCAAAAGCACACACAAGCCATATATATGAGCTGAAAATGAAACAAACATGAGCTGAACTTTGGAAACTTTTTTTGTGTGGTTACCCAACCCCAAATTGGCTGCAAATTTGTATATATCTTCAATATTGAGTGTATTTCAAGGATAAAAAAAAGGCCCAACAAGTAAGATTTTGAGATAGGGTATGATTTTTCACTTTTCCCCCAACTATGCTAAAACATGGCACATATATTCAATCGATCAGATCCATAGGCAAACGAATGTATTTTGGCTGAATGTTTGTAGGCAAGTAGCTAACATATCAAGTGGCGTCTTCACAAAAAGTTTTAGCTCAATCCAACAACCTATAACTAGGAATTGGATAGGAAAACCTCTTTAAGAGGAACAAATCTCTCAAGCATATAATTTGAATCATCAACTAAGgaagaaaatgataaaaagtacTATTTATAGAAAGGCTCAAAATTCAAGGAAGAGGCCCACAAAATCTAGTGTTGCGCTAGTCTACCCAACCGGGTGAACTTAGATGTGCTAAGTCAACCGGTCGGGTGTAACACGCTGACTCCTTGTTTCTTACGGCGCGTCACCCGTCTGGGTGGACTAAGGGGTGCTAAGTCACCCGGTCGGGTGCAATGTTCTGACTCCTTGCCACCTTCCACGAGTTACACAGCCAGGTGAGCAGGTCGACCATAACCTACCCGATCGGGTGGAGCTGCTTGATTTCCGCATGCCTCTGACCGGACACCCGGTTGGGTAGTTGTGCTGGTACCCGGTCGGGTGGAGCAGCAATGCCTTGGCGCCTCCCGTGAACggtacccgaccgggtgttgtAGTGCATCCAAagccacccggtcgggtaggaTGTCCCAGCCTTCATTTTTCAGCACGATCCTCATCGCGTGCTTCTCGGTCTTCATAGACTCCTCCCGCATAGACTTTTAAATGAGAGTAGAGAGCCGCTCACGTAGCCACCTCGCCATGGACCTCGTCATGGGTGCTCTACTTGGGGTCATATCATCCGCCTATCTTAGtccattataattattaacTGTAATAATTTAGCCTATTAAATACACATGTTTAATGAAGCTCTCTCCACCAACGTGGGATATTTAACACTTGTTATTTAATCCCTTGGTTTTTCATATAGCTCTTTTATAGCTCCATTTTTGTGACCAACTTTATTTcattactccatccatcccacaagaatatgcactctttcgtTTTTAGACCATCTGTTAACATAGCACACAAGACTCACACACTCTTGAGTAACTCATACACACTCGGTATAACACTCAAACACACAGAGAACACACACTAATTGAAGAAGATGAGAGATAGATGATTTCTTGGAGAAAAAGGGATTCTCTTTTTATTGATTGATTCCTAACTCTAGAATACAAGTGAAAcagagctatttaaagctcatACAATTGTGGTAACTGCCACTAACAGAATGGtatcaagaatcaagaaacaAGAGCTTCCGACGGCTCTTTCCTAACAAACTAACTatctccaacggctagttcctttctttcttcttcctttcctcttcagcCTTTTACTCTTCATGCTTAGGAACTGAATGTGAACTCACttcttacaattctccacctgagtaCACACTTCAGTTCTTGTAGCACACCTTGATTAATTCCTTGCAATGGTCAATCTTGTCTCTTCCCAGAGACTTGGTGAGCATATCAACTGGATTGTGCAAACTGTCAATCTTGACCACCTTCACTCTTcctctttcaatctcatctctaatgaaatatAGCCTGATCTCTATATgattgctcctttcatgaaaataCTGATGCCTAGCCAAGCATATAGTTGAACTGCTATCACAATGCACCACCATAGTTCTTTGATCAAAACCAAAATCTGATATCACACCCTGAATCCAGAAGCTCTCTTGCATAGCTGCTGTGAGAGCCATATATTCTGCTTCTGTTGTTGATAGAGCAACAACACTCTGTAGCCCAGATTTCCAGCTAAccacagttccaaacatggtgaagaGATAACCAGGTTGGGACTTCCTATTATCCAAATTTGTAGCATAATTTGCATAATAGTAGCCCACCACTACCTCCTTACTCACCTTTTCAAAACCATTGAATACAATTCCCCAGCTACTAGTGCTCTTCATTTATCTCAgaatccacttaagagcattccaatgctctttCCCAGGATCTGCCATGTACCTGCTAGTAACAAAAATGGCATGGGTCAGGTCTGGCCTTGTACAGATCATAGTGTACATAATGTTtacaaccacactagcataaggaataGACTCCATCTCCTGTGCTTCTTGCTTAGATTTAGGAGCCTGCTCCTTAGATAGCTTAAAACTCTGTGAGAAAGGTGTTGAAGAAGCTTTAGTGTTGTCCATATTGAACCTTTTCAGAACTTTCTCAATGTAGTCAGTCTGAAGTAGCCACAACCTTTTACAACTTCTGTCTCTCTGAATATTAATGCTCAGGATCTTCCTTGCttcacccagatccttcatttcaaagctagaCTTCAAATCTTCCTTGACTTTCTGTATCTCAGCCATAGATGGTCCAACAAggagcatatcatctacataaagcaATAGATAGGCAACTAGTGTACTGCCTTTCTTCTTTATGTAAATGCAGTCATCAAACTTTGACCTTATGAAGCCaattttcctcatcttctcatCAAACTTCATATTCCACTGCCTAGGACTTTGCTTGAGCCCATAGAGGCTTTTCTTCAACAAGCAGACTTTGCTTTCCTCACCAATCTTTACATAACCCCCAGGCTGGTCCATGAAGATTgtttcttccagatcaccattgaGGAAAACAGTCTttacatcaagctgttgtaacTCCCAATCAACAACAGCAGGTAAGATTCTAATAGAAGTCTGCTTCACAACCGGAGCAAACACTTCATTAAAGTCCACACCTTCTTGCTGTGtgaagcctctagccaccaaACGAGCTTTGAACTTAATTCTATCTTTATCAGTAGTTTCAACTTTCTTCTTAAACCCCCATTTGCAGCTTACTATTCTCGTTTCCTTCCCATCATATTTAAGCCGAGACTTATCCACCAAAATTCAGGTTTTATTTTTGATTAAAGACTTGATCTCTTCATTCATAGCTTCTATCCATTTTTCTCTGTCTTTACTTCTCATTGCTTCCTTATAAGTGAGATGGTGAACAAGCTCAATGTTCTCAGCAGCACAAAGAGCATAGTAGACCACATCAGAGAACTTCTCAGGAGGTTTAGcatttcttcttcctctatcTCTGGCAATCTGATATTCTCTGGTATCTGTAGCTGTAGTCTCAGTACTGCCTCCACCTTGATTTGAAGCACCATCCTTTTCTAGCTCAGACTCGCTTTCTGAGTCACTAACTCCACCTGCACCTTGGCTCAGTCCCACTGAATCAACCTTGAAGAAGTCACTATTAACTTCATTAGAGTTCTTACTTTCTTTCAAGTAAGGCATTTGATTCTCAAcaaacaccacatccctactgaTGATTACTTTCTGTTCccaggctcaatacaccagagcctatacccctaaACACCTTTCTGATAGCCCAGCATGATACACTttagagccctagcttcaagcttactttgcctagaatgagcataggctgcacacctaaacaccttgtactttgagtagtcactgtgagctccataccacatatAATCTGGGGTCTCAGACTTTAAGGCTGTAGCAAGGCATTTGTTAATTAGATAGACAGTTGTATACACTGCCTCACCCCAGAACTTGCTGCTCAATCCAGAGCCAAGAAGCAGGCACCTTACCCTCTCAAGTATTGTTCTATTACACACTCCTTCCTTTTTTCTAACTCCACCTCTTTGCACCACATTTTGAACTTTGCAAAAGTTTCTGACTTATCTCTTAGAATATAGACCCAGAGCTTTTAGTATAATCATCAATAATAGATAGATAATATCTCCTTCCACCAATTGAATTAATAGATGAAGGACCCCAAAGATCACTGTGTATGTAGCCAAGAGGTGTTGTAGGATAGAGAGCCTTCTTTGCCTTCCCAAGAATGCACTGCTCACAGGGATCCATCTTGTTGCTGTTATCTCTAGGAATTAGGCCTTTCTTTATCAGCTCTTTCATGCTTCCTTCAGCTGGATGGCCCAACCTCATGTGCCACAGCCTCAAGCTCTCATCTGACACAATATTGCTTTCACCATCAACAGCTTTAGCAGTGAGATAATAAAggatatgctctctgtcagcctccatcaccACCTGATTCCCAGACCTCACAAACATCTTTCCCTGATTCAGTAATATGTTGAAGCctttctgctccagcattcctAATGAGAATAAATTTCTTTTTACTTCAGGAATAAATCTCACTCCAGTAAGAATTttttgttaggtttagtatactgaaaagcatatttcgagcgagttcgcacgaatagaatcgagttcgcacgaatagaatcttgcttgtgtacggaaaaactctacaatccacttttgacccgattcagtatcattcgagcagtttgcacgaatagaatctatATATTAtcacattgtgtttgcttgtgcgtttataagatgttttataaacatttaaatgcataagaagtaaacaaagcctaagtcttttgcttagtataCTGAtcgtgggctgcgctcactttaaggtactacagtcggttctaagcaatgctttgcaaaagaaaagaagaatttcacaacctagataggctttggctacctatcgtgaaaggttgcaatgtcagtccgattatttctaagccttattgaaataagatgacgttggtgtggtatagcactaaatggatctaatagtaagacgagtctttatgctatttactaaaagacgaggtcttgataattaatttcttaatctacatacgttagcattgagcatacgacattgagtatctactactttgacttaccaaaggtgcgggtttttcgtcacccaacgatccaggtatattgggtagtggtgatcattatctagcggtgctaggattgctattatgttgaatcgtgcgcgaggtgagtctcgtttgataatgtcctcaagaggagctagaacaaggctttattattcggaaactggccaatTGGAGTTTTaatactctatgaataataaataagtgttacttgctaagtctactcttggaattaataagatgttaattaattaagtccatagcagactttaattaattaatgagcatttatatcttaagcacgggaaataaataataaacaaaatggaaaccaggaatacttataatttcgaatttggatggggagttcaatattacttctatagtggctgctcgtaatattccaatataagcttgtattaaattgtgggttcaatttaattagaaaaaagctaattgggggagcccatatccaaagccttccatagatccctgactgggcacaatatgtaactattataaataggagaataaaggagacagaaaatacataCAATTTTTAAGTGAAAATTTCGCCTACTCCTAATTATaagagagggacgaaaatttcagtgaatatctcctccgtgagtttttcagctcctcctccgtgaggaatttctgtcttctttattcgagtcttagtgtttcgataagatcagcccaccctgatgtcggaatacagttcgggacaccagtcagaagatccgtggtctagtattgaagatcatcgtggagaaggtgcaagcaatcgacgattctttggagaatcaaatcggtaactctaaaccgtagaattcatgtttaggatttatattctatgagcatgaattatttgcgttctagcatgcaattctgtgttaacatgtgaatagattaatcctgtaatcggtcaaatagatcccacgtctgatttatttgttttatacaagtcttccgctgtgcaagggcttcaaaccccaacaattggtattaGAGTCAggtttttggctctgattatgtggattgatttcatgttatgtgaattctTGCGCCGCAAATTTTGTCGTGAATTGTAATTACATGAGATCATGTTTAAATGTGACGATGATGTTGAGGAATTACTTGATGTGATTAGTTTCAATCATGAATTGGGTAGCGTGAATTTATCCTTCCGGCACTATTCCTTTAATTTCATCACGTCTGTTTGCGTATTGCGGCAACATCCGCTCGAGTCCGATGGATGGGCAGTTCCGCAAGAGTCCAGTAGCGAATGCAGCAAGAAACGAGAGAGTTGGCGACGGACAGCAGCTCCGGCAGCAACTGCTTCGTCTTCGGACAACAGCGCCGGACAGCAGCTGTGTCGTCGACGGACAGCAACAACAGCGAGACAGCAGGTTTCCGGCGGCGACAACTTTTCGAGTGGGAGCTTTTCTTGGGCAGTTTCCGGGCTCCAAGGAAGCTGTTGTCACAGCCGCCGCGAAGGCAACGTCGCAACAGCGACGATGCAGCAACAGCAGCGGCGCCGGAGAGGATGCAGCTGCAGCGCCGGTGGGGCACGGGCTGCTGGAAACGTGGCAACGGCTGCGGGCTCAGTGGAAGTGCAGCGGTgctgaattagggtttatcctaTGCGCGACGCTCGCGCGGGTTCTACTTGCGCGACGTCGCATCGTCTCGtctcgtgacttcgctttccaattttgattagggtttccaaatccttggattcaattttggaaatgattcaagaaaaatatggaaataagatttgaatatatcttttgttgattttatatattatatgagatttgattatgaatcaaatcatggattaattatattctttccttatttaatggatttatttggattttattcctagattaatcctagttatatttggaaaataataatctaatttttatctatatcttatggatttatatggatttattcctagatgaatcct is part of the Salvia splendens isolate huo1 chromosome 6, SspV2, whole genome shotgun sequence genome and encodes:
- the LOC121808921 gene encoding uncharacterized mitochondrial protein AtMg00300-like, whose translation is MLEQKGFNILLNQGKMFVRSGNQVVMEADREHILYYLTAKAVDGESNIVSDESLRLWHMRLGHPAEGSMKELIKKGLIPRDNSNKMDPCEQCILGKAKKALYPTTPLGYIHSDLWGPSSINSIGGRRYYLSIIDDYTKSSGSIF